A single genomic interval of Adhaeribacter pallidiroseus harbors:
- a CDS encoding bifunctional 4-hydroxy-2-oxoglutarate aldolase/2-dehydro-3-deoxy-phosphogluconate aldolase codes for MNVHQFSQERFRQMPLVGIVRNISFDGIRQILPIYLAAGFTTIEITMNTPGVAEMIAYALAQYGGSLNVGAGTVCTEADLQRALAAGAQFIVTPIIDEKVIRSCVEQDIPIFPGAYTPTEIYRAWSLGARMVKVYPATALGPEYIKDVKAPLDQVKLMPTGGVNLNNLAQFLQAGADGFGIGSQLFDKKMIQEENWSALKAHFEAFVREYHTGA; via the coding sequence ATGAATGTACACCAATTTTCGCAGGAGCGCTTCCGGCAAATGCCTTTAGTGGGCATAGTCCGGAACATATCTTTCGACGGTATCCGGCAAATTTTGCCCATTTACCTGGCGGCTGGTTTTACCACCATCGAGATAACCATGAACACTCCCGGGGTAGCAGAAATGATTGCTTATGCGCTGGCCCAATACGGCGGTTCTTTAAACGTAGGTGCCGGTACGGTTTGCACCGAAGCTGATTTACAACGCGCTTTGGCCGCCGGAGCGCAGTTTATTGTAACGCCGATTATAGATGAAAAAGTAATCCGGAGTTGTGTAGAGCAAGATATTCCCATTTTCCCGGGAGCTTATACGCCCACCGAAATTTACCGGGCTTGGTCTTTGGGCGCGCGTATGGTAAAAGTTTATCCGGCAACGGCGTTGGGTCCGGAATACATTAAAGATGTAAAAGCTCCGTTGGACCAGGTAAAATTAATGCCCACCGGGGGCGTAAACCTAAACAACCTGGCGCAATTTTTACAAGCGGGCGCCGATGGTTTTGGTATTGGCAGCCAGCTGTTTGATAAAAAAATGATTCAGGAAGAAAACTGGTCAGCGCTAAAAGCACATTTCGAAGCCTTTGTGCGGGAATATCATACCGGCGCCTAA
- a CDS encoding 2-dehydro-3-deoxygalactonokinase encodes MSHTLLCCDWGTSSFRLRLVNKDTRQILGEVINPEGIASTFNAWKNQAKTNGVSRKQFFQEQLRHHIQNLAAKLHTNLDATPLVLSGMASSSLGLEELPYAELPFAVDGSQAGIRHFERQPDFPHDLLLISGIRTDGDVMRGEETQLVGLIHLMDLAGITGESIFIFPGTHSKHITVRQQQVISFQTFMTGEIFNLMAGASILKDSIESPDSAEIKEPELNGFRSGVRESGNSTILHGLFTVRTNQLFRNLTKKQNFYYLSGLLIGTELRSLLPKEAAPIILSSGSNLFKFYKLALEELQLLNDTIIIPPEFIDKATIAGQVTIFQQQQVPLIKPTK; translated from the coding sequence ATGAGCCATACTTTATTATGTTGTGATTGGGGAACCTCGTCTTTTCGATTACGATTGGTAAATAAAGATACCCGGCAGATTTTAGGCGAAGTAATCAATCCGGAAGGTATTGCCAGTACCTTTAACGCCTGGAAAAACCAAGCTAAAACCAACGGCGTTTCCCGGAAACAGTTTTTTCAGGAGCAGCTGCGCCACCACATTCAAAATCTGGCCGCTAAACTGCACACCAACTTAGATGCTACCCCATTGGTGCTTTCCGGCATGGCCTCTTCTTCGCTGGGACTGGAAGAACTGCCGTACGCCGAATTACCGTTTGCCGTAGATGGCAGCCAGGCGGGCATCCGGCATTTCGAACGCCAGCCCGATTTTCCGCACGACTTGTTGCTGATTTCCGGCATCCGGACCGATGGAGACGTTATGCGCGGCGAAGAAACGCAGTTAGTAGGCTTAATTCACTTAATGGATCTGGCGGGAATTACCGGCGAATCTATTTTTATCTTTCCGGGTACGCACTCCAAACACATTACGGTCCGGCAGCAGCAGGTAATCAGCTTCCAAACTTTTATGACCGGCGAAATTTTTAATTTAATGGCCGGTGCCAGTATTTTAAAAGATTCGATCGAAAGTCCGGACAGTGCCGAAATAAAAGAACCCGAGTTAAACGGCTTTAGAAGCGGGGTCCGGGAATCGGGTAACTCTACTATTTTACACGGCTTATTTACCGTTAGAACCAACCAATTATTCCGGAACCTTACCAAAAAACAAAATTTCTATTATTTAAGCGGTTTACTCATCGGCACGGAGTTAAGGAGTTTATTGCCAAAAGAAGCTGCCCCTATTATTTTAAGCAGTGGTAGCAATTTATTTAAATTTTATAAGCTGGCCCTGGAAGAATTGCAGCTACTGAACGATACCATTATTATTCCGCCGGAGTTCATTGATAAAGCCACTATCGCGGGGCAAGTCACCATCTTTCAACAGCAGCAAGTACCGTTAATAAAACCTACTAAATGA
- a CDS encoding LacI family DNA-binding transcriptional regulator: MNKKVSLKDIAQKAGVSTALVSYVLSGKEKESRVGQEMAIKIKQIAKELNYQPNHLAKSLRSGKTHTIGLIIADISNPFFANIARIVEDEAKKSGYTVIIGSSDENPDNSWDLLNVLLNRQVDGFIIVSSENSQNQIYYLKEQHVPFILLDRYFPEIQADFVSINNFKAAYDAGVHLIKNNYRRIGFIGYKSQLFHMQERIRGYQLALKEHKITPHKSWLKEVRIQHIEKEVRLAMDEFMAAEAPVDAIIFATYSLATNGLKYLNELQLKVPADVGIVSFGQAEVFDLYYCPITYLHQPIGDLGKTAVELLIKKLKNPDEGMRQVLMEAKLISRESSRAKE, translated from the coding sequence ATGAATAAAAAAGTTTCTCTTAAAGACATCGCGCAAAAAGCCGGCGTTTCTACCGCCTTAGTGTCTTATGTACTGAGTGGCAAAGAAAAAGAAAGCCGGGTAGGTCAGGAAATGGCTATTAAAATCAAGCAAATAGCCAAAGAGCTGAATTACCAGCCCAACCACCTAGCTAAAAGCCTGCGCAGCGGCAAAACGCACACCATCGGGTTAATTATCGCCGATATCTCTAACCCGTTTTTCGCCAATATCGCTCGGATTGTAGAAGACGAAGCCAAAAAATCAGGCTACACGGTTATTATTGGCAGCTCCGACGAAAACCCCGACAATTCCTGGGATTTACTCAATGTTCTGCTGAACCGCCAGGTAGATGGTTTTATTATTGTTTCTTCGGAAAACTCGCAAAACCAAATTTATTACCTGAAAGAACAACACGTTCCTTTTATTTTACTCGACCGCTATTTCCCGGAAATTCAGGCTGACTTTGTATCCATCAATAATTTTAAAGCAGCGTACGATGCGGGCGTACATTTAATAAAAAATAACTACCGCCGGATTGGGTTTATTGGCTACAAGTCGCAGCTTTTTCACATGCAGGAAAGAATTCGGGGTTACCAGCTAGCTTTAAAAGAACACAAAATTACGCCGCACAAAAGCTGGTTAAAAGAAGTCCGGATTCAGCACATCGAAAAAGAAGTCCGGCTGGCCATGGATGAATTTATGGCGGCTGAAGCACCGGTTGACGCCATTATTTTTGCGACTTACAGTTTAGCCACCAACGGCCTTAAATATTTAAACGAGCTCCAATTAAAAGTACCGGCCGATGTAGGCATCGTTAGTTTCGGGCAGGCCGAGGTATTTGATTTGTATTACTGCCCCATTACCTATTTACACCAGCCCATCGGCGATTTAGGCAAAACCGCGGTGGAGCTTTTGATAAAAAAATTAAAAAATCCGGACGAAGGCATGCGGCAGGTGTTAATGGAAGCCAAACTTATCAGCCGCGAATCTTCCAGAGCGAAAGAATAG
- a CDS encoding mandelate racemase/muconate lactonizing enzyme family protein — MQRRHFLKSAMLGSAAVLAGFPLIKAEAASKMKITKIRYYSAPGYNKPLFNQARGIVEIETSGGIIGIGEGGSRDMIEQCAQMMIGEDPFRIEHIWQTLYRGMFYPPGREKLHALGALEMALWDIKGKALNVPVYDLLGGATRDYVECYATGFRASKAKDEEQRARDCIEAGLRAYRIGPTGGNGDAPFDFYENAKKTIEFSKRIDAAVGGGGKWAIDLHTRFDTPEAIKICTALEELEPFFVEDPIRSENPDVFKTLRPMLKVPLTVGEQFGDRWDINTMMEQHLIDYSRVTLPNTGGITEFKKITSIAETHYVGMIPHFTGPLSTAALVHTLGSSSPIRAMIELAGGEPEKIPYFNDDYVLFKNGKLYLNPAPGLGVKFNPKKADFVLEVTANTKFPHPILHSPDGAVHNW, encoded by the coding sequence ATGCAACGAAGACATTTCCTGAAGTCCGCCATGCTGGGGTCCGCCGCCGTTTTGGCCGGTTTCCCGCTCATTAAAGCCGAGGCCGCTTCTAAAATGAAAATTACGAAAATCCGGTACTACAGCGCACCGGGTTACAACAAGCCCTTGTTTAACCAGGCCCGGGGCATTGTGGAAATCGAAACCAGCGGCGGCATTATCGGTATTGGCGAAGGCGGCTCCCGGGACATGATTGAGCAATGCGCCCAGATGATGATTGGCGAAGATCCTTTCCGGATTGAGCATATCTGGCAAACCTTGTACCGGGGCATGTTTTACCCGCCGGGCCGCGAAAAACTACACGCCCTGGGTGCCCTGGAAATGGCCTTGTGGGATATTAAAGGCAAAGCCTTAAACGTGCCGGTCTACGATTTACTCGGCGGCGCCACCCGCGATTATGTAGAATGCTATGCTACCGGGTTCCGGGCCTCTAAAGCCAAAGACGAAGAACAACGGGCCCGCGACTGCATCGAAGCGGGCTTACGCGCTTACCGCATTGGTCCCACCGGCGGCAACGGCGACGCCCCGTTTGATTTTTACGAAAACGCCAAGAAAACCATTGAGTTCTCGAAACGCATCGATGCGGCGGTAGGCGGCGGGGGCAAATGGGCCATTGATTTACACACCCGCTTTGATACGCCCGAAGCCATTAAAATATGCACCGCTTTGGAAGAGTTAGAACCTTTTTTTGTGGAAGACCCGATTCGCTCGGAAAACCCGGATGTATTCAAAACCTTGCGCCCCATGCTGAAAGTGCCGCTAACCGTAGGCGAGCAATTCGGCGACCGCTGGGATATTAACACTATGATGGAACAGCATTTAATTGATTACTCCCGGGTAACCCTGCCCAATACCGGGGGCATTACCGAATTTAAAAAAATCACGTCCATCGCCGAAACCCACTACGTCGGTATGATTCCGCATTTCACGGGGCCTTTGTCTACGGCGGCGCTGGTGCATACTTTGGGTTCCAGCAGCCCGATCCGGGCCATGATCGAACTGGCCGGGGGCGAGCCCGAGAAAATACCTTATTTCAACGATGATTATGTACTTTTTAAAAACGGCAAGCTTTACCTCAATCCGGCTCCGGGTTTAGGCGTGAAGTTCAACCCGAAAAAAGCTGATTTTGTGTTGGAAGTTACTGCTAATACCAAGTTCCCGCACCCAATTCTGCATAGCCCGGATGGCGCAGTGCATAATTGGTAA